A genomic segment from Tuwongella immobilis encodes:
- a CDS encoding 50S ribosomal protein L25, with the protein MAESVILKAEPRSGSGTRNSRHLRKQGKIPAVLYGHKEATQSLVISAEDFETVMKQHARVLDVQLPEKTEKVLIRELQWDYLGKEIVHIDFYRVSADERIEVKVVVELKGMAPGALSGAGVLDQPLHELHVECPALSVPDSIRVDISKLQLGQAIHVKELTIPAGVKVLEDADAVVVQVVAAKDELAAAETGTGAEPEVIVKEKKKADADE; encoded by the coding sequence ATGGCCGAGAGTGTGATTCTGAAGGCTGAACCTCGTAGCGGGTCCGGAACCCGAAACTCTCGTCATCTGCGGAAGCAGGGCAAGATTCCGGCTGTCCTCTACGGACATAAGGAAGCGACCCAATCCCTCGTCATCTCCGCCGAAGATTTCGAAACCGTCATGAAGCAGCACGCCCGCGTTCTGGACGTGCAACTGCCGGAAAAGACCGAAAAAGTCCTCATCCGCGAATTGCAATGGGACTACCTCGGCAAAGAAATCGTGCACATCGATTTCTACCGAGTCTCGGCCGATGAACGCATCGAAGTCAAAGTCGTCGTCGAACTCAAGGGGATGGCCCCCGGTGCCCTCAGCGGCGCGGGTGTGCTCGATCAACCCCTGCACGAATTGCATGTGGAATGCCCCGCGCTGAGCGTGCCGGATTCGATCCGCGTCGATATCAGCAAGTTGCAATTGGGCCAAGCAATCCACGTCAAGGAATTGACCATCCCCGCTGGCGTCAAAGTGTTGGAAGACGCCGATGCCGTGGTGGTGCAAGTGGTTGCCGCCAAGGATGAACTCGCCGCTGCCGAGACCGGCACCGGGGCGGAACCCGAAGTGATCGTCAAGGAAAAGAAGAAGGCTGACGCCGACGAATAA
- the ssb gene encoding single-stranded DNA-binding protein gives MADLNKVILIGRLTRDPEIKTFNNGGKVAKMSLAVGNRKKNNQTGQWEDDPMYIDVEVYNRGESRTVDLIEERLVKGSQVCFEGKLILDKWDDRNTGEKRSKHKIVADSVIFLEPRRDGGMGGASGGDTEFGAPAAPPARSGGGRSSGPRSSGGNSRPTPTFADDDANRGNDDDIPF, from the coding sequence ATGGCGGATCTCAATAAAGTGATTTTGATTGGCCGGCTCACCCGCGATCCTGAAATCAAAACCTTCAACAATGGTGGGAAGGTTGCGAAGATGAGCCTGGCAGTCGGAAATCGCAAAAAGAATAATCAGACCGGACAGTGGGAAGATGATCCGATGTACATCGATGTGGAAGTGTACAATCGGGGTGAAAGTCGCACGGTGGACCTGATCGAGGAGCGGTTAGTCAAAGGGTCGCAAGTTTGCTTCGAAGGCAAGCTGATCCTGGACAAGTGGGATGACCGCAATACCGGCGAGAAGCGAAGCAAGCACAAGATTGTCGCCGACAGCGTGATTTTCTTGGAGCCTCGCCGGGATGGTGGAATGGGTGGTGCCTCCGGGGGCGATACCGAATTCGGAGCGCCCGCAGCACCTCCCGCTCGATCGGGTGGAGGTCGTTCGTCGGGGCCGCGTAGCTCGGGGGGCAATTCCCGACCCACGCCAACCTTTGCGGATGATGATGCCAATCGTGGGAATGACGACGATATTCCGTTTTAA
- a CDS encoding DUF1549 domain-containing protein codes for MAHRSEGTPLPTGRWRWLTPVLGLAVILGSTASVAAQSKVPVSPQTQKINELLNKGWEDNELKPSRRTTDYEFIRRVFLDLLGRIPTPEEIRDFVDNGAAGSHAKRIMLVRRLLNETKYQPKVAGRPININGKKGDDARFLEFNYVAEHAEHMADIWSVQLLTRSAPAQARTELHRWLVKEFKNNTPHDEFVTKLITATGKSDQNPAVFFVIQHLGDKVPTGMEEEEGVYDAVPITSRTTRLFLGLQTQCTQCHDHPFNPDWRQDNFWGVNAFYRQVLRDPPAMGQNNANNQAVTVIELKDDRSKNPTASVFFERRSGLLQQVKATFLKDINAEESKLDKTVPLVGKKTRREVLADYVVKHDNFSQAYANRVWAMLFGRGLNEQSAFDDFGEHNKVVHPELLAELGRAFKEYRFDHRQLLEWICTSDAYSLSYVATKKVNDAPEAEPFFSRMPLKSMSPEQLYRSIMTATRIDFDLNQNAREEKREAWLRKLVRNFGDDEGNETNFNGTVIQALLLMNGPEIQEELTRPGKNAVQQAVDRGLKAPGSAAAKERAIMNELFMMALSRPISDTKMNVQVGKVTRSLSEYDQVSAELTRAKLAAGATGLNGNTMYYHFFQDLLWALLNTNEFILNH; via the coding sequence ATGGCGCACCGATCGGAAGGAACGCCTCTCCCCACCGGGCGTTGGCGTTGGCTGACCCCGGTATTGGGGCTGGCCGTGATTCTGGGGAGCACTGCGAGCGTCGCAGCGCAGTCCAAAGTCCCTGTGTCTCCCCAAACACAGAAAATCAACGAACTGCTCAACAAAGGCTGGGAAGATAACGAGTTAAAGCCATCTCGGCGAACGACGGATTATGAATTCATCCGCCGCGTCTTTTTGGACCTCCTGGGCCGCATCCCGACTCCGGAAGAAATTCGCGATTTCGTGGACAACGGTGCCGCTGGCTCGCATGCCAAGCGCATCATGCTGGTGCGTCGCCTGCTGAATGAAACGAAGTACCAGCCGAAAGTGGCCGGCCGCCCCATCAATATTAATGGCAAGAAGGGGGATGATGCCCGCTTCTTGGAATTCAACTATGTCGCCGAACATGCGGAACATATGGCCGACATTTGGTCGGTCCAGTTGCTGACGCGATCGGCACCGGCGCAAGCCCGCACCGAACTTCATCGCTGGTTGGTGAAGGAATTCAAGAACAACACGCCGCACGATGAATTTGTCACCAAGTTGATCACGGCGACGGGCAAGAGCGATCAAAACCCGGCCGTGTTCTTCGTGATTCAACACCTGGGCGACAAAGTCCCCACGGGCATGGAAGAAGAGGAAGGGGTCTATGATGCGGTCCCCATTACCTCGCGGACGACTCGTCTGTTCCTGGGTCTGCAAACGCAATGCACGCAATGCCATGACCATCCGTTCAACCCGGATTGGCGGCAAGATAACTTCTGGGGCGTGAATGCGTTCTATCGCCAAGTGCTGCGTGATCCCCCAGCGATGGGCCAAAACAACGCCAACAATCAAGCGGTGACGGTGATCGAACTGAAAGACGATCGCTCGAAGAATCCCACCGCGTCGGTCTTCTTTGAACGCCGCAGCGGTTTGCTGCAACAAGTCAAAGCGACGTTCTTGAAGGACATCAACGCCGAAGAATCGAAGCTCGATAAGACGGTTCCGCTGGTCGGCAAGAAGACGCGCCGCGAAGTGCTGGCCGACTATGTTGTCAAGCACGACAACTTCTCGCAAGCCTACGCCAACCGCGTTTGGGCCATGCTGTTCGGTCGCGGTCTGAACGAGCAATCGGCATTCGACGATTTCGGCGAACACAACAAAGTCGTCCATCCGGAATTGTTGGCCGAACTCGGTCGCGCCTTCAAGGAATACCGCTTCGACCATCGGCAGTTGCTGGAATGGATCTGCACCAGCGACGCCTACAGCCTCAGCTATGTGGCGACGAAGAAAGTCAACGACGCTCCGGAAGCCGAACCGTTCTTCTCGCGCATGCCGCTGAAGTCGATGTCGCCGGAGCAACTGTACCGCTCGATCATGACGGCCACGCGGATCGATTTTGACCTCAATCAAAACGCCCGCGAAGAAAAGCGCGAAGCCTGGCTGCGAAAGCTGGTGCGAAACTTCGGGGATGATGAAGGCAACGAAACCAACTTCAACGGCACGGTCATTCAAGCCCTGCTGCTGATGAACGGGCCGGAAATCCAAGAAGAACTCACCCGCCCGGGCAAGAACGCCGTTCAACAAGCGGTCGATCGCGGTCTGAAGGCTCCGGGTTCCGCCGCGGCCAAGGAACGGGCGATTATGAACGAACTGTTCATGATGGCCCTGTCCCGACCGATCAGCGATACCAAGATGAACGTCCAAGTGGGCAAGGTGACGCGATCGTTGAGCGAATACGATCAAGTGTCCGCCGAACTCACCCGGGCGAAACTGGCCGCTGGAGCCACCGGACTGAATGGCAATACCATGTATTACCACTTCTTCCAGGATTTGCTCTGGGCATTGCTCAACACCAACGAGTTCATTCTAAACCATTGA
- the pth gene encoding aminoacyl-tRNA hydrolase, giving the protein MKVVVGLGNPGAKYAGTRHNVGFDVIDYLAQASAGAFRSRFQSQVLEIIEGSETLLLVKPETFMNLSGRAVRQILDFYKLTPESLLVLCDDLSLPLGKLRARAQGTHGGQNGLRNIQEQLGTIEYPRLRIGIGDRGMIDAAEFVLSRFRAAEKGLIEDSIAQAAQGVLVWARDGIEACMNRVNGAGSSEPKKPRSDSAPKRSAAKPTEGSHPEPSSGGEASKPG; this is encoded by the coding sequence ATGAAAGTCGTGGTCGGTCTCGGAAATCCAGGGGCCAAATACGCAGGCACTCGGCACAATGTCGGGTTCGATGTGATCGACTACCTGGCACAAGCCAGTGCCGGGGCGTTTCGCTCGCGGTTTCAGTCTCAGGTGCTGGAAATCATCGAAGGAAGCGAAACGCTTTTGCTGGTGAAGCCCGAGACGTTCATGAATTTGTCGGGCCGAGCGGTTCGGCAAATTCTGGACTTTTATAAACTAACGCCGGAATCGTTGCTCGTGCTATGCGATGATTTGTCGCTACCACTGGGAAAGCTGCGGGCACGTGCGCAAGGGACACACGGCGGACAAAACGGTCTTCGGAATATCCAAGAGCAGTTGGGGACAATCGAATATCCCCGACTGCGAATTGGAATCGGTGATCGCGGAATGATCGACGCCGCCGAGTTTGTGCTGAGTCGATTTCGTGCCGCTGAAAAGGGATTAATCGAGGATTCGATCGCGCAGGCGGCCCAAGGGGTGTTGGTTTGGGCGCGTGATGGGATCGAAGCCTGCATGAATCGCGTGAATGGTGCCGGGAGTAGTGAGCCGAAAAAGCCGCGATCCGACTCCGCACCCAAACGATCGGCTGCGAAACCCACCGAAGGATCTCACCCAGAACCTTCATCGGGTGGCGAGGCAAGCAAACCAGGGTAG
- the rplI gene encoding 50S ribosomal protein L9 gives MAKVKKRNQVRKGTHGGMQLVLIEDVMHLGRQGDLVEVKPGYGRNFLLPNSLAVVPSEHNIRLLEQYKIKIRKDREARIADLKALAEQIKKNSITISEKAVDGEHLYGSVTSADIAKALKARNLLVETEMVRLTDPIKECGIYEVSLILGYDLDGVTPIESKVQLAVLPDVSGK, from the coding sequence ATGGCGAAGGTCAAGAAGCGCAACCAGGTGCGAAAAGGCACGCATGGTGGCATGCAACTGGTGTTGATCGAAGATGTCATGCACCTGGGCCGCCAGGGCGATTTGGTCGAAGTCAAGCCGGGATACGGTCGCAACTTTTTGCTGCCCAACAGCTTGGCAGTGGTTCCCAGCGAACATAACATTCGTCTGTTGGAACAATACAAGATCAAGATCCGCAAGGATCGCGAAGCTCGAATCGCCGATCTGAAGGCGTTGGCCGAACAGATCAAGAAGAATTCGATCACGATTTCCGAAAAGGCCGTGGACGGCGAGCACCTGTATGGCTCGGTCACCAGCGCGGACATCGCCAAGGCTCTCAAGGCCCGCAACCTGTTGGTCGAAACCGAAATGGTTCGCCTGACCGACCCGATCAAGGAATGCGGGATTTACGAAGTGTCGCTGATTCTGGGCTACGATCTCGATGGCGTGACGCCGATCGAATCGAAGGTCCAACTCGCGGTGCTGCCGGACGTGTCCGGCAAGTAA
- the rpsF gene encoding 30S ribosomal protein S6: protein MPVNLYECLILLDSNKTAGSEQLEAAKTFLHSSLEKQQAEVMASRVWDDRRLAYPIDGQKKALYYLLDFRMDSLKVKEFERDLKLNAELVIRFMTVKIDPKHEEAMLAVARNEREFALRTMTDESIDGEDEMRMDSPPRRSRRPVGDAEGK, encoded by the coding sequence ATGCCAGTGAATCTCTACGAATGCTTGATCTTGCTCGATTCGAACAAGACAGCCGGTTCGGAACAATTGGAAGCGGCCAAGACGTTTCTGCACAGTTCACTCGAAAAGCAACAAGCAGAAGTGATGGCCTCCCGCGTGTGGGACGATCGTCGATTGGCGTATCCCATCGATGGTCAAAAGAAGGCACTGTATTACCTGCTCGATTTCCGAATGGATTCGCTCAAGGTCAAAGAATTCGAGCGCGATCTGAAGCTGAACGCGGAACTCGTGATTCGATTTATGACCGTCAAGATCGATCCGAAGCACGAAGAAGCGATGCTGGCCGTGGCCCGCAACGAACGCGAATTCGCGCTGCGAACCATGACCGATGAGTCGATCGACGGGGAAGACGAAATGCGCATGGACTCCCCGCCACGCCGCAGCCGCCGCCCAGTTGGCGACGCCGAAGGCAAGTAA